The following coding sequences lie in one Hippopotamus amphibius kiboko isolate mHipAmp2 chromosome 17, mHipAmp2.hap2, whole genome shotgun sequence genomic window:
- the RNFT1 gene encoding E3 ubiquitin-protein ligase RNFT1 isoform X3, whose product MQANCSQLHSPSGAAGSEDASASQCAQTRLTGEASCLYSGDVHIQINSIPKECAESPSPRNIRSGVHSCTHGCVHSRLRNHSHNEGRQPDDTEMESGDHGSSSFSEFRYLFKWLQKSLPYILILGVKLVMQHITGISLGIGLLTTFIYANKSIVNQVFLRERCSKIQCAWLLVFLAGSSVLLYYTFHSQSLYYSLIFLNPTLDYSSFWEVLWIVGITDFILKFLFMGLKCLILLVPSFIMPFKSKGYWYMLLEELCQYYRTFVPIPVWFRHLISYGEFGNVTGWSLGILLALLYLILKLLDFFGHLKTFRGVLRIFFTRPSYGVAASKRQCSDVDDICSVCQAEFQKPILLICQALNKKTELTEGVSSP is encoded by the exons ATGCAAGCCAACTGCAGCCAACTGCACAGCCCTTCAGGAGCTGCAGGCAGTGAGGATGCCTCAGCCTCCCAATGTGCCCAAACAAGACTGACAGGGGAAGCTTCCTGTCTTTATTCTGGAGATGTTCATATCCAGATAAACTCCATACCTAAAGAATGTGCTGAAAGTCCAAGCCCCAGAAATATAAGGTCAGGTGTCCACAGCTGTACCCATGGATGTGTACATAGTCGCTTACGGAATCACTCCCACAATGAAGGAAGGCAACCTGATGATACTGAGATGGAGTCTGGAGATCATGGTAGTAGCTCCTTCTCAGAATTCCGATATCTCTTCAAGTGGCTGCAAAAAAGTCTTCCATATATTTTGATTCTGGGTGTCAAACTGGTTATGCAGCATATAACAG GAATTTCTCTTGGAATTGGGCTGCTTACAACTTTTATATATGCAAACAAAAGCATTGTAAATCAGGTTTTTCTAAGA gAGAGGTGCTCAAAGATTCAGTGTGCTTGGTTACTGGTATTCTTAGCAGGATCTTCTGTTCTTTTATATTACACCTTTCATTCTCAGTCACTTTATTACAG cttaatttttttaaatcctacttTGGACTATTCGAGCTTCTGGGAAGTACTTTGGATTGTTGGAATTACAGACTTCATTCTGAAATTCCTCTTCATGGGCTTAAAATGCCTTATTTTATTGGTGCCTTCTTTCATCATGCCTTTTAAATCCAAG ggCTATTGGTATATGCTTTTAGAAGAATTATGTCAGTATTACCGAACTTTTGTTCCCATACCAGTTTGGTTTCGTCACCTTATAAGCTATGGGGAGTTTGGTAATGTAACTGGATGGAGTCTTGGGATATTGCTGGCTTTACTCTACCTCATACTAAAA ctTCTGGACTTTTTTGGACATCTGAAAACTTTCAGAGGAGTTTTGCGAATATTTTTTACACGACCA AGTTATGGAGTGGCTGCCAGCAAGAGACAGTGTTCAGATGTGGATGATATTTGTTCAGTATGTCAAGCTGAATTTCAAAAGCCAATTCTTCTCATCTGTCAG
- the RNFT1 gene encoding E3 ubiquitin-protein ligase RNFT1 isoform X2, whose product MQANCSQLHSPSGAAGSEDASASQCAQTRLTGEASCLYSGDVHIQINSIPKECAESPSPRNIRSGVHSCTHGCVHSRLRNHSHNEGRQPDDTEMESGDHGSSSFSEFRYLFKWLQKSLPYILILGVKLVMQHITGISLGIGLLTTFIYANKSIVNQVFLRERCSKIQCAWLLVFLAGSSVLLYYTFHSQSLYYSLIFLNPTLDYSSFWEVLWIVGITDFILKFLFMGLKCLILLVPSFIMPFKSKGYWYMLLEELCQYYRTFVPIPVWFRHLISYGEFGNVTGWSLGILLALLYLILKLLDFFGHLKTFRGVLRIFFTRPSYGVAASKRQCSDVDDICSVCQAEFQKPILLICQAIVKSVFQKTQVCLWETDTCDLEILRGATNS is encoded by the exons ATGCAAGCCAACTGCAGCCAACTGCACAGCCCTTCAGGAGCTGCAGGCAGTGAGGATGCCTCAGCCTCCCAATGTGCCCAAACAAGACTGACAGGGGAAGCTTCCTGTCTTTATTCTGGAGATGTTCATATCCAGATAAACTCCATACCTAAAGAATGTGCTGAAAGTCCAAGCCCCAGAAATATAAGGTCAGGTGTCCACAGCTGTACCCATGGATGTGTACATAGTCGCTTACGGAATCACTCCCACAATGAAGGAAGGCAACCTGATGATACTGAGATGGAGTCTGGAGATCATGGTAGTAGCTCCTTCTCAGAATTCCGATATCTCTTCAAGTGGCTGCAAAAAAGTCTTCCATATATTTTGATTCTGGGTGTCAAACTGGTTATGCAGCATATAACAG GAATTTCTCTTGGAATTGGGCTGCTTACAACTTTTATATATGCAAACAAAAGCATTGTAAATCAGGTTTTTCTAAGA gAGAGGTGCTCAAAGATTCAGTGTGCTTGGTTACTGGTATTCTTAGCAGGATCTTCTGTTCTTTTATATTACACCTTTCATTCTCAGTCACTTTATTACAG cttaatttttttaaatcctacttTGGACTATTCGAGCTTCTGGGAAGTACTTTGGATTGTTGGAATTACAGACTTCATTCTGAAATTCCTCTTCATGGGCTTAAAATGCCTTATTTTATTGGTGCCTTCTTTCATCATGCCTTTTAAATCCAAG ggCTATTGGTATATGCTTTTAGAAGAATTATGTCAGTATTACCGAACTTTTGTTCCCATACCAGTTTGGTTTCGTCACCTTATAAGCTATGGGGAGTTTGGTAATGTAACTGGATGGAGTCTTGGGATATTGCTGGCTTTACTCTACCTCATACTAAAA ctTCTGGACTTTTTTGGACATCTGAAAACTTTCAGAGGAGTTTTGCGAATATTTTTTACACGACCA AGTTATGGAGTGGCTGCCAGCAAGAGACAGTGTTCAGATGTGGATGATATTTGTTCAGTATGTCAAGCTGAATTTCAAAAGCCAATTCTTCTCATCTGTCAG
- the RNFT1 gene encoding E3 ubiquitin-protein ligase RNFT1 isoform X4, with protein sequence MQANCSQLHSPSGAAGSEDASASQCAQTRLTGEASCLYSGDVHIQINSIPKECAESPSPRNIRSGVHSCTHGCVHSRLRNHSHNEGRQPDDTEMESGDHGSSSFSEFRYLFKWLQKSLPYILILGVKLVMQHITGISLGIGLLTTFIYANKSIVNQVFLRERCSKIQCAWLLVFLAGSSVLLYYTFHSQSLYYSLIFLNPTLDYSSFWEVLWIVGITDFILKFLFMGLKCLILLVPSFIMPFKSKGYWYMLLEELCQYYRTFVPIPVWFRHLISYGEFGNVTGWSLGILLALLYLILKLLDFFGHLKTFRGVLRIFFTRPSYGVAASKRQCSDVDDICSVCQAEFQKPILLICQLCMLKF encoded by the exons ATGCAAGCCAACTGCAGCCAACTGCACAGCCCTTCAGGAGCTGCAGGCAGTGAGGATGCCTCAGCCTCCCAATGTGCCCAAACAAGACTGACAGGGGAAGCTTCCTGTCTTTATTCTGGAGATGTTCATATCCAGATAAACTCCATACCTAAAGAATGTGCTGAAAGTCCAAGCCCCAGAAATATAAGGTCAGGTGTCCACAGCTGTACCCATGGATGTGTACATAGTCGCTTACGGAATCACTCCCACAATGAAGGAAGGCAACCTGATGATACTGAGATGGAGTCTGGAGATCATGGTAGTAGCTCCTTCTCAGAATTCCGATATCTCTTCAAGTGGCTGCAAAAAAGTCTTCCATATATTTTGATTCTGGGTGTCAAACTGGTTATGCAGCATATAACAG GAATTTCTCTTGGAATTGGGCTGCTTACAACTTTTATATATGCAAACAAAAGCATTGTAAATCAGGTTTTTCTAAGA gAGAGGTGCTCAAAGATTCAGTGTGCTTGGTTACTGGTATTCTTAGCAGGATCTTCTGTTCTTTTATATTACACCTTTCATTCTCAGTCACTTTATTACAG cttaatttttttaaatcctacttTGGACTATTCGAGCTTCTGGGAAGTACTTTGGATTGTTGGAATTACAGACTTCATTCTGAAATTCCTCTTCATGGGCTTAAAATGCCTTATTTTATTGGTGCCTTCTTTCATCATGCCTTTTAAATCCAAG ggCTATTGGTATATGCTTTTAGAAGAATTATGTCAGTATTACCGAACTTTTGTTCCCATACCAGTTTGGTTTCGTCACCTTATAAGCTATGGGGAGTTTGGTAATGTAACTGGATGGAGTCTTGGGATATTGCTGGCTTTACTCTACCTCATACTAAAA ctTCTGGACTTTTTTGGACATCTGAAAACTTTCAGAGGAGTTTTGCGAATATTTTTTACACGACCA AGTTATGGAGTGGCTGCCAGCAAGAGACAGTGTTCAGATGTGGATGATATTTGTTCAGTATGTCAAGCTGAATTTCAAAAGCCAATTCTTCTCATCTGTCAG TTGTGTATGCTGAAATTTTAA
- the RNFT1 gene encoding E3 ubiquitin-protein ligase RNFT1 isoform X1, translating to MQANCSQLHSPSGAAGSEDASASQCAQTRLTGEASCLYSGDVHIQINSIPKECAESPSPRNIRSGVHSCTHGCVHSRLRNHSHNEGRQPDDTEMESGDHGSSSFSEFRYLFKWLQKSLPYILILGVKLVMQHITGISLGIGLLTTFIYANKSIVNQVFLRERCSKIQCAWLLVFLAGSSVLLYYTFHSQSLYYSLIFLNPTLDYSSFWEVLWIVGITDFILKFLFMGLKCLILLVPSFIMPFKSKGYWYMLLEELCQYYRTFVPIPVWFRHLISYGEFGNVTGWSLGILLALLYLILKLLDFFGHLKTFRGVLRIFFTRPSYGVAASKRQCSDVDDICSVCQAEFQKPILLICQHIFCEECISLWFNREKTCPLCRTVISDHINKWKDGATSSHLQIY from the exons ATGCAAGCCAACTGCAGCCAACTGCACAGCCCTTCAGGAGCTGCAGGCAGTGAGGATGCCTCAGCCTCCCAATGTGCCCAAACAAGACTGACAGGGGAAGCTTCCTGTCTTTATTCTGGAGATGTTCATATCCAGATAAACTCCATACCTAAAGAATGTGCTGAAAGTCCAAGCCCCAGAAATATAAGGTCAGGTGTCCACAGCTGTACCCATGGATGTGTACATAGTCGCTTACGGAATCACTCCCACAATGAAGGAAGGCAACCTGATGATACTGAGATGGAGTCTGGAGATCATGGTAGTAGCTCCTTCTCAGAATTCCGATATCTCTTCAAGTGGCTGCAAAAAAGTCTTCCATATATTTTGATTCTGGGTGTCAAACTGGTTATGCAGCATATAACAG GAATTTCTCTTGGAATTGGGCTGCTTACAACTTTTATATATGCAAACAAAAGCATTGTAAATCAGGTTTTTCTAAGA gAGAGGTGCTCAAAGATTCAGTGTGCTTGGTTACTGGTATTCTTAGCAGGATCTTCTGTTCTTTTATATTACACCTTTCATTCTCAGTCACTTTATTACAG cttaatttttttaaatcctacttTGGACTATTCGAGCTTCTGGGAAGTACTTTGGATTGTTGGAATTACAGACTTCATTCTGAAATTCCTCTTCATGGGCTTAAAATGCCTTATTTTATTGGTGCCTTCTTTCATCATGCCTTTTAAATCCAAG ggCTATTGGTATATGCTTTTAGAAGAATTATGTCAGTATTACCGAACTTTTGTTCCCATACCAGTTTGGTTTCGTCACCTTATAAGCTATGGGGAGTTTGGTAATGTAACTGGATGGAGTCTTGGGATATTGCTGGCTTTACTCTACCTCATACTAAAA ctTCTGGACTTTTTTGGACATCTGAAAACTTTCAGAGGAGTTTTGCGAATATTTTTTACACGACCA AGTTATGGAGTGGCTGCCAGCAAGAGACAGTGTTCAGATGTGGATGATATTTGTTCAGTATGTCAAGCTGAATTTCAAAAGCCAATTCTTCTCATCTGTCAG CATATATTTTGTGAAGAGTGCATTTCCCTATGgtttaacagagagaaaacatgTCCACTGTGCAGAACTGTGATTTCAGACcatataaacaaatggaaagatggaGCCACTTCATCACACCTTCAAATATATTAA